A stretch of DNA from Lysinibacillus sp. B2A1:
CATTTCATCAGATTGGGGAGAACATGAATGCAATTTATAACGTTTCTTACTGAATTTATAAAGCATCCAAAAAATATCGGTGCTGTTTCACCTAGTTCAAAAAAATTGGCAAAAAAAATAGTCGAAGCTATTTGTTTTAAAAAGGCACAATGTATTGTTGAGCTTGGTCCTGGTACAGGCTCCTTTACTAAAGAATTAATGAAAAGGAAGGCGCATACTACAAAGCTAATACTCATTGAAAATAATACCGTTTTTTATAATAAGCTCCATCAACAATATGAGCATGAGCCGAATGTTATCGTAATCTACGGCTCTGCTGAGAATTTAGGGTTGTATATGAAGAACTTAAATATCGAAACAATCGACTATATTGTATCGGGTTTGCCTTTTACATCCTTAAATCCAGTCGTTGCATCACGAATCTTACAAAATGTGAAAGAGTGTTTAGAGGAAGGGGAATTTATTACATTCCAATATTCACTAGTTAAGAAATCATTTATCCAACAATATTTTGATACTATTACACATGAAAAAGTATGGATTAATCTTCCTCCAGCCTATGTGCTGAGCTGTAAGCAGAGAACGAAGAGGGTTAGTTAGATGGGATTGAGTGAGTTATTATCCTTTATAGAGCAATACGGTTATTGGGCATTGTTTTTTAGTCTTTGGCTTGGCATAGTGGGGATGCCGCTTCCAGATGAGATGATTGTAATGAGTGGTGGATTTTTAGGTTCCATGGAAAAAATGTCAGTCTTGAAAGCCTTTATCCTAACGTATCTAGGTGTAGTATCTGGATTGTCTCTAGGCTATATCCTTGGGAAGGGATTTGGACATAAAGTAGTAGATAAATTGCTGAAAAAGAAAAAAGCTAAGTATTTAGTAAAGTCCAAGGAGCTAATAGATAAATATGGGCATTTTGCCTTGGTTATCAGCTATTTTATACCTATAGTAAGACATATTATTCCTTACTTAGTTGGCATGAATAATATGTCTTTTATAAAGTATGCTATGTATTCCTACACAACAGGTTTTATTTGGACATTGCTGTATTTTACACTTGGGTTATTCTTTGGCAAGCATATTGAGTATATTTCTGCCCTGGCAACGCGTTATGGTATTTATTTTGGCATATCTGTCGGTATAATTGGGTGTTTATATTATTGGTATATACGAAAATTAAAAAGATAGTTAAAATTAGGAACAAGTATGATTGAAATTGGTGGGATTGGATGACGAAAGAAACAATACTAATTGTAGATGATGAGAAGGAGATAAGAAATCTTATCGCTATTTACTTAAAAAATGAGGGCTACCATGTGCTAGAGGCAGGTGATGGAGAGCAAGGCTTAAGCCTGCTAAGAAAGCATAAGGTGCATCTCATAGTTTTAGATATCATGATGCCGAAGATAGATGGTATTGAGATGTGTATGAAGGTTAGAGAAATAGCAGAAATGCCCATCATAATGCTGTCAGCGAAATCACAAGATATGGATAAAATCGTTGGGTTAACATTAGGTGCAGATGATTATGTAACTAAGCCCTTCAACCCCTTAGAGCTTATGGCACGCATAAAATCCCAGCTTCGTAGATACATAAAAATGAGTCGACACGATACGATGAACGAAAATGAGATAGAGATAGGAGATATGCGAATAAATACAGCTACACATGAGGTGATTGTTAATAATGAAAAAGTAAAGCTTACCCCAAGGGAGTTTTCAATACTTGAACTACTTGCGAGAAATCAAGGTATGGTGATGAGCGCTGAGCAAATTTATGAAAAGGTTTGGAAGGAAGAGGCAATCCAATCTGAAAATACAGTAATGGTACATATCCGAAAAATACGAGAAAGGGTTGAGAGCAATCCTAGAAATCCTCAATATATTAAAACTGTATGGGGAGTAGGTTATAAAATTGAAAAGGATCAGTAAGCTAGCATTTTATTTATTCACAAAAATAAAAATGCTCTTTATAAAAGCTATCACAAAGGTGCGCCAAAACCTTAGAGTTCAGTTATTGACCACCTTTATTTTCTGTGCGTTTCTAGGGCTAATTGTTGCAAGAGCTTCGCTTCCTCTCCTTGGGAATATGAATGCGAAAACTACTATTGACTATAGCCCAGGCATGCAGCAAATTCATTATCAGGTACAGCATGTGGTAGATAGAGTCGTCTATGACAATAGTATTGAAGCCCTAAAACAATTGATCGAGGACCAAAATGTCATGCTTGAAATGAAGCAGAGTGCATTAAAAGTATTAGTGACAGATGAGAGCGGAAAGGTACTGTATAAGACAAAGCAAGCTGAGGAGGAACAAATTAATTTACATAATAAGATAGGGCGCGTAATGGAATTTGCTATTATTCAGCCACTCAATGCACAGACGATTGAGCAATCACGACAAGAATATATTACCTTTTACCCATTAACAATTGAGGATAAAAATTTATATTTATTTGCTAGTGGTATTCCCGAAGGCGTATTGTATACAAGAACAACGGAGGGGGGACCGATTTCTTACTTTATTGCGATTGCTGTTTTTACATTATCTTTCTTTTATTTAACAAAACGGAAAATGAAGCAAATTGAAGCACTAGCAAAGGGGGTCATGGAGATCGCAAAAGGAAACCTAGGCTATCGCGTAAAGAAAAAAGGCATCGATGAAATTGCATTATTAACAGAGAATGTCAATCATATGGCTGAAGCAATCATGACCAATATCGAAATGGAACGAAAGATTGAACAACAAAAAAATGAATTAATCACCAATGTATCCCACGACTTGCGAACGCCACTAACCTCGATAATGGGCTACTTACGATTGTTAAGAGAGGGAAGATATGAGACGAAGGAGCAATATGATGAATA
This window harbors:
- a CDS encoding SAM-dependent methyltransferase, with the translated sequence MQFITFLTEFIKHPKNIGAVSPSSKKLAKKIVEAICFKKAQCIVELGPGTGSFTKELMKRKAHTTKLILIENNTVFYNKLHQQYEHEPNVIVIYGSAENLGLYMKNLNIETIDYIVSGLPFTSLNPVVASRILQNVKECLEEGEFITFQYSLVKKSFIQQYFDTITHEKVWINLPPAYVLSCKQRTKRVS
- a CDS encoding alkaline phosphatase, whose product is MGLSELLSFIEQYGYWALFFSLWLGIVGMPLPDEMIVMSGGFLGSMEKMSVLKAFILTYLGVVSGLSLGYILGKGFGHKVVDKLLKKKKAKYLVKSKELIDKYGHFALVISYFIPIVRHIIPYLVGMNNMSFIKYAMYSYTTGFIWTLLYFTLGLFFGKHIEYISALATRYGIYFGISVGIIGCLYYWYIRKLKR
- a CDS encoding DNA-binding response regulator, with protein sequence MTKETILIVDDEKEIRNLIAIYLKNEGYHVLEAGDGEQGLSLLRKHKVHLIVLDIMMPKIDGIEMCMKVREIAEMPIIMLSAKSQDMDKIVGLTLGADDYVTKPFNPLELMARIKSQLRRYIKMSRHDTMNENEIEIGDMRINTATHEVIVNNEKVKLTPREFSILELLARNQGMVMSAEQIYEKVWKEEAIQSENTVMVHIRKIRERVESNPRNPQYIKTVWGVGYKIEKDQ
- a CDS encoding two-component sensor histidine kinase, which translates into the protein MLFIKAITKVRQNLRVQLLTTFIFCAFLGLIVARASLPLLGNMNAKTTIDYSPGMQQIHYQVQHVVDRVVYDNSIEALKQLIEDQNVMLEMKQSALKVLVTDESGKVLYKTKQAEEEQINLHNKIGRVMEFAIIQPLNAQTIEQSRQEYITFYPLTIEDKNLYLFASGIPEGVLYTRTTEGGPISYFIAIAVFTLSFFYLTKRKMKQIEALAKGVMEIAKGNLGYRVKKKGIDEIALLTENVNHMAEAIMTNIEMERKIEQQKNELITNVSHDLRTPLTSIMGYLRLLREGRYETKEQYDEYLKIAFSKSEQLKNLIDDLFEYTKLTNENIVIGKQKVCINELLDQLIEELIPQAEEHNRTFVKYFSEERIFASIDTEKMVRVFDNLLMNAIKYSLGNSQILVSFERKESQVIISIANESDEFTSEELVNLFERFYKKDQSRTKVAEGSGLGLAIAKSIVELHDGNIHAKYSDKMLHFIITLPAIAAE